A portion of the Naumovozyma castellii chromosome 2, complete genome genome contains these proteins:
- the GLK1 gene encoding glucokinase (ancestral locus Anc_1.33), which yields MSFEDLHKATAQALTKAVDELVAEFEVTPAKLDELTAYFIEQMEKGLKPTADKATDLGLPMIPSYVTGIPNGTEKGVLLAADLGGTNFRVCSVELNGDHTYNMEQMKAKIPDELLDDDTATSEQLFGFLARRTLAFMKKFHPEILEQGDAAKPVKLGFTFSYPVDQTSLNSGTLIRWTKGFKIPDTVGKDVVELYQTALKKAGLPMVNVVALTNDTVGTLLSHGYTSDNTDSMTTGEISEPIIGCIFGTGTNGCYMEEIEKITKLPEDLKKKLLAQGKTHMIINTEWGSFDNELKHLPATKYDIAIDKASANPGFHLFEKRVSGMYLGEVLRCVLVDLYKRGLIFSQYRSEKQLPHRLQTEFELDSEVLSHIEIDDSTGLRETELSLLQSLRLPTSPSERIEIQKLVRAISRRSAYLAAVPIAAIIIKTGVLNKRYHGEVEVGCDGSVIEYYPGFRSMLRHALAISPLGAEGERKVHLKLAKDGSGTGAALCALVA from the coding sequence ATGTCCTTTGAAGATTTACACAAGGCCACTGCGCAAGCTTTGACCAAGGCCGTCGACGAATTAGTCGCCGAATTCGAAGTCACTCCTGctaaattggatgaattgaCCGCTTATTTCATTGAACAAATGGAAAAGGGTTTGAAACCAACAGCTGACAAGGCTACCGACTTGGGTCTACCAATGATTCCATCCTACGTCACCGGTATTCCAAATGGTACCGAAAAGGGTGTCCTTTTGGCCGCCGATTTGGGTGGTACCAACTTCAGAGTTTGTTCCGTCGAATTGAACGGTGATCACACTTACAACATGGAACAAATGAAGGCTAAGATCCCagatgaattattggatgaCGATACCGCCACTTCTGAACAATTGTTCGGTTTCTTGGCTAGAAGAACTTTGGCATTcatgaagaaattccatCCTGAAATCTTGGAACAAGGTGATGCTGCTAAGCCTGTCAAATTGGGGTTCACCTTCTCATACCCTGTCGATCAAACTTCTTTGAACTCTGGTACTTTAATCAGATGGACTAAGGGGTTCAAGATCCCTGACACTGTCGGTAAGGATGTCGTCGAATTGTACCAAACTGCATTGAAGAAAGCCGGTTTACCAATGGTTAACGTCGTTGCCTTGACTAACGATACCGTCGGTACTTTGTTGTCTCACGGTTACACTTCCGATAACACTGATTCCATGACCACTGGTGAAATCTCTGAACCAATAATTGGTTGTATCTTTGGTACCGGTACTAATGGTTGTTAcatggaagaaattgaaaaaatcacCAAGTTACCAGaagatttaaagaagaaattattggcTCAAGGTAAGACCCACATGATTATTAACACTGAATGGGGTTCCTTCGATAACGAATTGAAGCACTTACCAGCTACTAAGTATGATATCGCTATCGATAAGGCTTCTGCTAACCCAGGTTTCCATTTATTCGAAAAGCGTGTCTCCGGTATGTACTTGGGTGAAGTCCTAAGATGTGTCTTGGTCGATCTATACAAGCGTGGGTTGATCTTCTCTCAATACAGATCCGAAAAGCAATTGCCTCACCGTTTGCAAACTGAGTTCGAATTGGATTCCGAAGTCTTATCtcatattgaaattgatgacTCCACCGGTCTACGTGAAACTGAATTGTCTTTGCTACAAAGTTTAAGATTACCAACTTCTCCAtctgaaagaattgaaattcaaaaGTTGGTCAGAGCCATTTCTCGTAGATCCGCCTACTTGGCCGCCGTTCCAATCGCTgccatcatcatcaagaCCGGTGTTTTGAATAAGAGATACCATGGTGAAGTGGAAGTCGGTTGTGATGGGTCCGTCATCGAATACTACCCAGGTTTCAGATCTATGTTGAGACACGCCTTGGCTATCTCTCCATTGGGAGCTGAGGGTGAACGTAAGGTGCATCTCAAACTGGCTAAGGACGGCAGTGGCACAGGTGCCGCATTATGTGCTCTTGTAGCCTAA
- the POF1 gene encoding nicotinamide-nucleotide adenylyltransferase (ancestral locus Anc_1.27): protein MNNLEIYESFNANSRKFEIIYGADKVEGDVDKLLVLDSSFNPPHWGHYTLIKKALNYYRKRQNDLRIHVLLLLSINNADKGTKPASFDRRMDMMCLMSNLLKEQENVNVSVGITIFGKFVDKDKVIMERFISNGSCNAVYLVGFDTVVRIFDPKYYTPLLLKDALHTFMQRAEFCCLTRDGEVNVESQLQFPIDILDGAYEPELPKDWGSKIHILSNDDKYSSVSSSTARKEILDGTSIESLEGQVPKCILEYIFKQEEKIF, encoded by the coding sequence ATGAACAATCTCGAAATTTACGAATCATTTAATGCCAATTCACGCAAATTCGAAATAATATATGGCGCTGATAAGGTAGAAGGTGATGTTGATAAGTTATTAGTATTAGACTCGTCATTCAATCCTCCGCATTGGGGACATTATACGTTAATAAAGAAAGCCTTAAATTATTACCGTAAGAGGCAAAATGACCTCCGCATCCATGttctattattattatccatAAATAATGCTGATAAGGGGACCAAACCTGCCAGTTTTGATAGAAGAATGGACATGATGTGTTTAATGAGCAATCTATTGAAGGAGCAAGAAAATGTTAATGTATCAGTGGGTATTACCatatttggtaaatttgtTGATAAGGATAAAGTAATTATGGAAAGATTTATTAGCAATGGCTCTTGTAACGCTGTATATCTTGTTGGATTTGATACTGTTGTTAGAATCTTTGATCCCAAATATTATACGCCGTTATTGTTGAAGGATGCCTTGCACACCTTCATGCAAAGAGCTGAGTTTTGTTGTTTGACCAGAGATGGTGAAGTGAACGTTGAATCACAATTACAATTCCCGATTGATATTCTTGATGGTGCATATGAACCTGAACTTCCAAAAGATTGGGGGTCGAAAATCCATATTTTATCGAACGatgataaatattcatcagTTTCCTCATCTACGGctagaaaagaaatacttGATGGAACATCCATTGAATCATTAGAGGGACAAGTACCAAAATGTATTCTTGAATACATTTTCaagcaagaagaaaagatattttaa
- the APA1 gene encoding bifunctional AP-4-A phosphorylase/ADP sulfurylase (ancestral locus Anc_1.17), with protein MAQRLAQSISKKYTDALANGDVQFNQIESKSIRNAENGMQYSVRLSTGLLKKPERGDTPKNKDPLGENEPALTISNDVFGNGDFKLVLNKYPVLPEHSLLVTNEFKHQLSPLSPDELLHSYQLLCKLDNENKRHVIFYNSGPTSGSSLDHKHLQLLQIPEGFTPYQDKLCFGKDHFLPNLKEEPLQDPKLSFAHFVLPLPELETDVTDELLAMCYASLLQRVLTFFQDWEGETLQKGYNVILTKRWISMIPRSSIKAKSLQIGFNATGYFGLILVKYKEVFDNIIDNPQLLDDVLLECGFPNTSGQRPTEYNY; from the coding sequence ATGGCGCAACGTTTAGCTCAATCCATCTCCAAGAAATATACCGACGCTCTGGCCAATGGCGACGTGCAATTCAATCAGATAGAGTCTAAATCTATCAGGAATGCAGAAAATGGTATGCAATATTCAGTAAGATTATCTACCGGGCTATTGAAAAAACCTGAAAGAGGTGACACACCCAAGAATAAAGACCCTCTGGGTGAAAATGAGCCGGCTTTGACCATTTCAAACGATGTCTTTGGAAATGGTGACTTTAAATTGGTCTTGAATAAGTATCCTGTCTTACCAGAACATTCTCTATTGGTTACCAATGAATTCAAACACCAATTGTCTCCATTATCGCCGGACGAATTATTACATTCTTATCAACTGCTTTGTAAACTcgataatgaaaacaaaagaCATGTAATCTTTTATAATTCCGGACCAACAAGTGGCTCTTCTTTAGATCACAAACATTTACAATTATTGCAAATACCTGAAGGGTTCACTCCGTATCAGGATAAATTATGTTTCGGGAAAGATCATTTTTTGCCCAACCTTAAAGAGGAACCATTACAAGATCCTAAACTTTCATTTGCTCATTTTGTATTGCCTTTACCTGAATTGGAAACTGACGTTACTGATGAACTCCTGGCAATGTGTTACGCTTCTCTTTTACAAAGAGTCCTTACCTTTTTCCAGGATTGGGAAGGTGAAACTTTACAAAAAGGCTATAACGTTATATTAACGAAAAGATGGATATCCATGATTCCACGTTCAAGTATAAAAGCTAAATCTTTACAAATTGGATTCAATGCTACAGGATATTTCGGATTAATCTTAGTCAAATATAAAGAGgtctttgataatattatcGACAACCCTCAATTACTTGACGACGTTCTATTAGAATGTGGGTTCCCCAACACTTCTGGTCAACGACCAACCGAATacaattattaa
- the SPS22 gene encoding Sps22p (ancestral locus Anc_1.25) — translation MKALAVLTSFIINSTAFAAIINHQIVDDQRNQPYFSSDKRLLKTMPHNVIPVDHSNLQNKLAKREQKINVTALVNTKLEIPMADICKKAEHLIESSQDLYALQLHCPELMGSMIFSTNYHDSLISLGQMNTIHGDVIIMDLDSVVQMQALNLITMDGNFILKGLTSLVSLEIPNLIKVNSIDWEVVPILNNVEWNSNLKVKQNIIISDTSITNLDNNFNKVETIEILNINNNRFLETIKTNIKFITKQFNVHANAKELELEMPYLQDVKNITIRDTSAIWFPNLIHVESSMEFIENSFTHLEVPNLKDIGGTLGIIDNLLLDTVDFNNVTDIKGGVMIANNYRLEKIDFFKSLKQIGGAIHFDGRFKDTQLDNLKLVKGSAYIKSNSESLDCNKWLKPLNGRSVIRGGKINCVSGKKETVVNVKDDGTVINKKEGINGKQQADGDDDDDGNDHEPHTIKQRNSARSLTSSNIYHVILLLCYLIIG, via the coding sequence ATGAAGGCATTGGCAGTGTTAACAAgttttatcattaattcaACTGCATTCGCAGCCATTATAAACCACCAAATAGTTGATgatcaaagaaatcaacCATATTTCTCTTCCGATAAGAggttattgaaaacaatgCCACATAATGTGATTCCAGTAGACCATTccaatcttcaaaataagTTAGCCAAGAGAGAACAGAAGATTAACGTTACCGCATTGGTGAATACAAAATTAGAAATTCCCATGGCGGATATTTGCAAGAAGGCAGAACATTTAATTGAATCATCACAAGATTTATACGCTTTACAATTACATTGTCCTGAGTTAATGGGTTCCATGATCTTTTCCACCAATTACCatgattcattaattaGTTTGGGTCAAATGAATACAATTCATGGCGatgtaataataatggatttAGATTCAGTGGTTCAAATGCAAgcattaaatttaattacCATGGATGGGAATTTCATCTTAAAGGGGTTAACATCATTAGTTTCTTTAGAGATaccaaatttaataaaggtAAATTCCATAGATTGGGAAGTGGTTccaatattaaataatgtggaatggaattcaaatttaaaagttAAGCAAAACATTATAATTTCAGATACTTCCATAACCAACTtggataataattttaataaagtggaaacaattgaaatattgaatattaataataatagattCTTGGAAACCATAAAGacaaatattaaattcattaccAAACAATTCAATGTGCATGCTAATGCAAAGGaattagaattagaaaTGCCATATTTACAAGATGTGAAAAATATTACCATTAGAGATACTTCTGCAATTTGGTTCCCCAATTTAATTCATGTGGAAAGTTCAATggaatttattgaaaattcattTACCCATTTGGAAGTCCCCAATTTAAAAGACATTGGTGGTACCCTCGGTATAATTGATAATCTTTTGTTAGATACAGTGgatttcaataatgtaACTGATATAAAGGGAGGAGTAATGATTGCAAATAATTATAGGTTGGAAAAGAtagattttttcaaatcattaaaaCAAATTGGAGGTGCCATTCATTTTGATGGGAGATTTAAAGATACAcaattggataatttaaaattagTCAAGGGAAGTGCATATATTAAGAGTAATTCTGAATCATTAGACTGTAATAAATGGTTGAAACCATTAAATGGTAGATCTGTAATTAGAGGTGGAAAGATAAATTGTGTCTCCGGTAAAAAGGAAACTGTTGTTAATGTTAAAGATGATGGTACAGTAATTAACAAGAAGGAAGGTATCAACGGCAAGCAACAAGctgatggtgatgatgatgatgatggcAATGATCATGAACCACATACAATCAAACAGAGGAACAGTGCCAGGTCCCTAACATCTTCGAATATCTATCATGTTATTCTATTACTTTGCTACCTTATTATAGGATAA
- the PDI1 gene encoding protein disulfide isomerase PDI1 (ancestral locus Anc_1.31), translating to MLLNKKTLFSVATVLSSALSAHAQQAQQAAQEATAPADSAVVKLTTDNFEEFIKENPLVLAEFFAPWCGHCKHLAPEYIKAASELEDKNIPLAQIDCTEDQELCMKMDIPGYPTLKVFKNHDLANPKDYQGARTADSIISFMVKQSLPDVTVVSTEDQLTDLLTNATEPIVVDSGLPGLNKSFYQIAGRLSSEYIFLSYTAENSSTSSSSLALYLPNEQDPIIFNGDAKKLSADPEELVKWLKVEALPYFGDIDGSVFNQYMDSGLPLAYFFYTTEEEREQYTDYFTELAKKHRGELNFVGIDSRKFGRHAENLNMKEQFPLFAIHDMDKNLKYGLPQLAKEEFEKLKTAAKVETKEITKLVDNFLSGKAKAIVKSEPVPTVQESNVYKLVGTTHDKIVFDKKKDVLVKYYAPWCGHCKKLAPIYEELADIYASDKNANKKVLIAEVDATENDIANLNIEGYPTIILYPAGKNAEPVTFTSARSLEGFLGFMKAKGANKVDGESLYKTYLATKKAAEPEDEIDDDDLDLDHDEL from the coding sequence ATGTtattgaacaagaaaactttattttctgttGCTACCGTGCTAAGCAGTGCTTTATCTGCTCATGCTCAACAAGCTCAACAAGCCGCTCAAGAAGCTACCGCACCTGCTGATTCCGCTGTCGTTAAATTAACTACCgataattttgaagagTTCATCAAGGAAAATCCATTAGTCCTAGCTGAATTCTTTGCCCCATGGTGTGGTCACTGTAAACATTTGGCTCCAGAATATATTAAGGCTGCCTCCgaattggaagataaaAATATCCCATTAGCTCAAATCGATTGTACTGAAGATCAAGAACTTTGTATGAAGATGGATATCCCAGGTTATCCAACTTTGAAAGTCTTCAAGAACCACGATTTGGCTAATCCAAAGGATTATCAAGGTGCAAGAACCGCTGACTCCATCATTTCATTCATGGTAAAGCAATCTCTACCTGATGTCACAGTCGTATCCACTGAAGATCAATTAACTGATTTATTAACAAACGCTACAGAACCTATCGTCGTCGACTCAGGTCTACCAGGTTTAAATAAATCCTTCTATCAAATCGCTGGTCGTTTATCTtcagaatatattttcttatcaTACACAGCTGaaaattcatcaacatcatcatcatcattagcATTATACTTACCAAATGAACAAGATCCAATCATCTTCAACGGGGACGCCAAGAAATTGAGCGCCGATCCAGAAGAATTGGTCAAATGGTTGAAAGTGGAAGCTTTACCTTATTTCGGTGACATTGATGGCTCCGTCTTTAATCAATATATGGATAGTGGATTACCATTAGCTTATTTCTTTTACACCACCGAGGAGGAAAGAGAACAATATACTGATTATTTCACTGAATTAGCCAAGAAACATCGTGGTGAATTGAATTTCGTCGGTattgattcaagaaaattcGGTAGACATGCTGAAAATTTGAACATGAAGGAACAATTCCCATTATTTGCCATTCATGATATGGataagaatttgaaatatgggTTACCTCAATTAGCaaaggaagaatttgaaaaattaaagacTGCTGCTAAGGTGGAAACAAAGGAAATTACTAAATTAGTCGATAATTTCTTATCTGGTAAGGCTAAGGCTATTGTCAAATCCGAACCTGTCCCAACCGTGCAAGAATCTAACGTTTACAAATTGGTCGGTACCACTCATGACAAGATTGTCTTCgataagaagaaggatGTCCTAGTTAAGTATTATGCTCCATGGTGTGGTCACTGTAAGAAGTTGGCTCCAATCTACGAAGAATTAGCTGACATTTATGCATCTGATAAGAATGCTAACAAGAAGGTCCTTATTGCTGAAGTGGATGCCactgaaaatgatattgctaatttgaatattgaaGGTTATCCAACAATTATCTTATACCCAGCTGGTAAGAACGCTGAACCTGTCACTTTCACATCTGCTAGATCTTTAGAAGGTTTCCTAGGATTCATGAAGGCAAAGGGTGCCAACAAGGTCGATGGTGAATCTCTTTATAAGACTTATTTAGCCACAAAGAAGGCTGCTGAAccagaagatgaaattgatgatgacgatttAGATTTAGATCATGATGAATTGTAA
- the NCAS0B08990 gene encoding uncharacterized protein (ancestral locus Anc_1.22) — MQFKTIVAAFATVAAVQAANVSNVSSNATNATNGSKGTTTKISTGAAASNTLSAGIFGAAIAAGVAFLF, encoded by the coding sequence ATGCAATTCAAGACCATTGTCGCCGCCTTCGCCACTGTCGCTGCTGTCCAAGCCGCTAACGTTTCTAACGTTTCTTCTAACGCTACCAACGCCACCAACGGTTCTAAAGGTACCACCACCAAGATCTCCACTGGTGCTGCCGCTTCCAACACTCTAAGTGCTGGTATCTTCGGTGCCGCCATTGCTGCCGGTGTTGCTTTCTTATtctaa
- the EMC1 gene encoding Emc1p (ancestral locus Anc_1.29) gives MILPTLLCIVFFYLKSFTVSAVFADEAYIVDWQIQNIGSSYQCIINDDSNNVLVVLSDMDDKSLLTYLNETNGRLLSRHLLDFKAIDAMQVKDTSNFLLKDSYNQIHAFESEHGFPTELNLDGVKFKSSCSPNFKNINVGNQVLEVKDPETSLILFNATLPLNYKAIKFLETDYASLLKILIETDDARFIFQSYKNGELIDEWEKDESLNDIADFTFIEVTDKSIDTIADDLAAESNISNPLKAYSLRVSNNWRRMMSLLQRNNYNPGKILTELLSLQPDDEMDESVTTELNLKFGFSKYLVVVTKYGTVSALDITKKGSIVWQFHLDMNNVLSIEYNDQTEELTVVAQDGTFNIISTDKALHPVLKTSKRLDGGSIELIKRVPDQDKYFVRFTNQEKRIISFEGQVVGSKDLGKTFVTDHTEHDVFGHVVKEDGSVQDTWNVKMSSHEKIVAFAAREDYSPVNIGTVLGNRDVLYKYLYPNLAGFIVLNEKTQTLFINVIDTVTGELLHTQAQKDKPDTQFPVNIIFGENWFIYSYFSTEPIPEQKLVVVELYESLTANERISTPDTFMNSSKSLIKPAAISKAYFFPEIIKTMSLSHTKYGITTQALLLELESGQITYIPKVVLSARRKPESEMTDDDKKEFMASPYVPAIPLNDHFIITHYRNLFTGANSRLASVATNLESTSIICDIGHDIFCTRIAPSGQFDMMSPTFEKGKLLGTIVVLIALCFYLRPSVSTKKLKTMWLVKD, from the coding sequence ATGATACTCCCTACTTTACTGtgtattgtttttttctACTTGAAAAGTTTCACAGTATCAGCAGTGTTCGCTGATGAAGCTTACATCGTTGATTGGCAAATACAGAATATTGGAAGTTCGTACCAGTGTATTATCAATGATGATTCCAATAATGTTTTAGTTGTATTATCAGATATGGATGATAAATCACTTCTAACATATCTAAATGAAACGAATGGTAGACTTCTTTCTAGACATTTACTTGATTTCAAGGCAATTGATGCAATGCAGGTTAAAGACACTTCCAACtttcttttgaaagattcCTACAATCAAATACATGCATTTGAAAGTGAGCATGGATTCCCAACTGAACTAAACCTCGATGGTGTGAAATTTAAAAGTTCATGTTCACCAAATTTTAAGAATATTAACGTGGGCAATCAAGTGTTAGAAGTCAAAGACCCTGAAACATCTCTGATCTTGTTTAACGCTACATTGCCATTGAATTACAAGGCAATTAAATTTCTAGAAACTGATTATGCCTCATTGTTGAAGATACTAATTGAAACTGATGATGCACGTTTCATATTCCAATCGTATAAAAACGGAGAATTAATCGATGAATGGGAAAAGGACGAATCATTGAATGACATCGCTGATTTCACCTTTATTGAAGTTACAGATAAGTCAATTGATACAATTGCTGATGATTTAGCAGCTGAAAGCAATATTTCAAACCCACTGAAAGCATATTCGTTAAGAGTTTCTAACAATTGGCGTAGAATGATGTCATTATTgcaaagaaataattaCAATCCTGGAAAGATATTAACTGAGTTACTTTCTTTACAAcctgatgatgaaatggatgAAAGTGTAACAACggaattgaatttgaaatttgggttctccaaatatttggttGTTGTTACGAAATATGGCACAGTTTCTGCATTGGATATTACCAAAAAGGGCTCAATTGTCTGGcaatttcatttggatATGAATAACGTTTTATCCATAGAGTATAATGACCAAACGGAAGAACTCACTGTTGTTGCCCAAGATGGTACCTTTAACATCATCAGCACCGATAAAGCTTTACATCCCGTACTCAAGACAAGCAAGAGATTGGATGGAGGTAGCATTGAGTTAATAAAGAGGGTACCAGATCaagataaatattttgttagATTTACAAATCAAGAAAAACgtattatttcttttgaagGACAAGTAGTTGGATCCAAAGACTTAGGCAAAACGTTTGTCACAGATCATACTGAACATGATGTGTTTGGTCATGTCGTGAAAGAAGATGGTAGCGTACAAGACACTTGGAATGTCAAGATGTCTTCTCATGAAAAGATTGTAGCATTTGCTGCTAGAGAAGATTACTCTCCAGTAAACATTGGTACTGTTTTAGGGAATAGGGATGTTTTATACAAATACCTATATCCGAATTTAGCTGGTTTTATTGTCTTAAACGAGAAAACACAGacattattcattaatgttATCGACACCGTTACGGGTGAATTATTGCATACTCAAGCACAAAAAGACAAACCTGATACCCAATTCCCAgtgaatattatttttggtGAGAATTGGTTTATATACTCATATTTCAGTACGGAACCTATTCCAGAACAAAAATTAGTTGTGGTTGAACTTTACGAATCATTGACTGCCAACGAAAGAATTTCAACTCCAGATACCTTTATGAATTCCAGTAAAAGTCTCATTAAACCAGCTGCTATTAGTAAAGCTTATTTTTTCCCTGAAATCATCAAGACAATGTCGCTTTCTCATACCAAGTATGGTATTACAACCCAGGCATTACTACTTGAATTGGAAAGCGGTCAGATTACATATATTCCCAAGGTAGTTCTTAGTGCCAGACGTAAACCAGAATCTGAAATgacagatgatgataagaAGGAATTTATGGCCAGTCCTTATGTTCCTGCTATTCCATTGAATGATCATTTTATCATCACTCATTATAGGAACTTATTCACAGGTGCTAACTCTAGACTAGCCTCAGTAGCTACTAACCTAGAATCAACTTCAATTATCTGTGATATTGGGCATGATATTTTCTGTACAAGGATTGCTCCATCAGGCCAATTTGATATGATGAGCccaacttttgaaaagggAAAGTTACTGGGAACGATAGTAGTTTTGATTGCACTATGCTTTTACCTACGTCCAAGCGTCTCCActaagaaattgaaaacaatgTGGTTGGTTAAGGATTAG
- the MGR1 gene encoding Mgr1p (ancestral locus Anc_1.30): MALYTPPDKPDSSNGDDHPKNGSINDSNNDNDEFEMKRHKFYPRPSLGLKLWGPLVPASDNKNGLWTLIGVQTAMGVFCFYRFRKLGIRPFSTSPTASPLGFIKNATTFKQNGKNTIKDIADLPSLNRFSTSHGELLVNDSAKGVTPGEISTALKPGLTGSSMSSFSKKTSYDGKNNENFNYSSKFTTFKRALYIFTGALLLSQSLLETCRLEILKYDPWLEEAKSVRDKKLFNDIIKFYHEGIDPTKVNVRDVMSGNPVSTNIPEVKQSVALVRAQSEAENPVIKWFGPIEYKPMTFTEYLDRVEYHLEMFEYFLSKRAVNTLLWETIRPSSIALEEVKNKNDQFKEKIHKKFLKSQPSLHQQHMNQLLPEGSSSEKTNTESKHPTEHALPPAMGRRGIVFDESIKSPEDIDLKDIWSLYDPWMSLALDTSLSIKFIPTVKKPIEEGINTGSTDAVKENPTDKEEK, from the coding sequence ATGGCGCTATATACACCGCCTGATAAACCAGACTCCTCCAATGGAGATGACCATCCCAAGAATGGCTCGATAAATGACTCAAACAATGACAACGACGAATTTGAAATGAAACGTCATAAATTCTACCCTCGACCTAGTCTAGGCTTGAAATTATGGGGACCCTTAGTTCCTGCTTCCGATAATAAGAATGGGTTATGGACCCTTATCGGTGTACAAACCGCAATGGGGGTCTTTTGCTTTTACAGATTCAGAAAATTAGGTATAAGGCCCTTTTCCACATCACCTACTGCTTCTCCATTAggatttattaaaaatgcaACTACTTTCAAACAGAATGGGAAAAATACTATTAAAGATATCGCTGATCTTCCCTCATTAAACAGATTTTCCACTTCTCATGGAGAGCTCTTAGTCAATGACAGTGCTAAGGGTGTAACTCCTGGAGAGATTTCAACTGCACTTAAACCAGGCTTAACGGGCTCATCAATGTCATCATTTTCGAAAAAGACCAGTTATGATggtaaaaataatgaaaacttTAACTATTCAAGTAAGTTCACCACGTTTAAAAGAGCtctatatatttttacCGGGGCATTATTACTTTCTCAATCATTACTGGAAACATGTAGGCTAGAAATATTGAAGTATGATCCTTGGTTGGAGGAGGCAAAGAGTGTTCGTGATaagaaattgttcaatgatataataaaattctATCATGAAGGAATTGATCCAACTAAAGTCAATGTAAGAGATGTCATGAGTGGTAACCCTGTATCCACCAATATACCAGAAGTAAAACAAAGTGTGGCATTGGTGAGAGCCCAAAGTGAAGCAGAAAACCCAGTGATTAAATGGTTTGGTCCCATTGAGTATAAACCTATGACATTCACAGAATATTTGGATAGGGTAGAATATCATTTAGAaatgtttgaatatttcCTGAGTAAGAGAGCTGTAAACACTTTACTTTGGGAGACCATTCGACCAAGCTCAATTGCCTTGGAAGAAGTCAAAAATAAGAATGATCAATTCAAGGaaaaaattcataaaaAGTTCTTAAAAAGCCAACCTTCTTTGCATCAACAGCATATGAACCAATTGTTACCAGAAGGTTCATCCAGTGAAAAAACGAACACAGAATCTAAACACCCAACCGAACATGCACTTCCACCAGCCATGGGTAGAAGAGGCATTGTCTTTGATGAGTCTATAAAATCTCCAGAAGATATAGATTTAAAGGACATCTGGTCATTGTATGATCCATGGATGAGCTTGGCCCTAGATACATCTCTTAGTATTAAGTTTATTCCTACGGTGAAAAAACCTATCGAGGAAGGAATAAATACTGGAAGCACTGATGCGGTAAAAGAAAATCCCACGGACAAAGAGGAGAAATAA